Proteins from a single region of Primulina tabacum isolate GXHZ01 chromosome 5, ASM2559414v2, whole genome shotgun sequence:
- the LOC142544278 gene encoding uncharacterized protein LOC142544278 — MSDFDCILGMDTLSNYRATVDFFHGVVRFRPYYGSKWNFYGSDSQSRIPLVSAMEMFRILSTGNEGFMIYAVDATQGKRFEVSDIPIVKELPDVFPDEIPGFPPQREIDFSIELVSRTNPISRAPYHLAPAER, encoded by the coding sequence ATGTCTGACTTCGActgtattttgggaatggatacTTTGTCTAATTATCgagctaccgttgatttttTCCATGGAGTCGTCAGATTCAGACCGTATTATGGCAGTAAATGGAATTTTTACGGTAGTGATTCGCAATCACGTATTCCATTAGTGTCAGCAATGGAAATGTTTAGAATCTTGTCAACAGGAAATGAAGGATTCATGATCTATGCAGTTGACGCGACACAGGGAAAAAGATTTGAAGTTTCTGATATTCCTATTGTCAAGGAATTAcctgatgtatttcccgatgaaatTCCTGGATTTCCACCCCAGAGGGAAATCGATTTTAGCATTGAGTTGGTGTCCAGGACaaatcctatttctagagcaccaTATCATTTGGCTCCAGCGGAACGATGA